The sequence ATGTCTTTGCGATGACCCACGTCGAGCACCGTGACTACGCGAACCACGTCGGCGATCTCGTAGATCACCCGGTAGCGACCGATCCGAATGCGCCAGCCCTCGCGCCCGACCAGTTTCTTGCAGCCCGGTGGCCGCGGGTCAGTCCCCAACGCACGGACAGCATCGCGGACCCGCTCGTAGTCCCGTTCCGGCAGCTTCGCGAGCGACTTAGCGGCGCGCCGGAGGATCTCGACGCGGTAGCTCACCCGGCGCCCCGGTTCTGTTCGATCTCGCGCGTTGCCTCGTCGAACGGGATCGCCTCGTCGCCGCTCGCTTTCGCCTCGTCGTAGGCGCGGATCGAATCAATTTCTTCGACGGCGTCGAGCAATTGCTGGTAGCGGTCGAGGCCGATGAGTACGGCGATGCGCTGCCCGGCGTCATCCGTCACGAACTGGGTTTCCGTAGTCGTCATGGCCCTTCTTTGCTTTTGGGTCTCACGTCACCATGTGGCTGAGCGTTCCGTCCTGGGCGACGCAGCCTGCTTCGCCTTCTTGCTCTCCGGCACCGGGTCCGGCGGCTCGGCCTCGTCCAGCGGTCGGGCGTCCTCGTTCGGGTCCATCAGCGGAGCGAGAGCAGGGTGACGGTAGGATCAGCACCGAGCGCCTGAATGGCGTCCGCATTCTGACGCAGCAAATGCTCGAGGTCTTGCGTCGAGCAATTGCCGAGCTGCACCCAGATGATACGAGGAGCATCGGGAAGTAGGAGCCGCAAGTCGTCGAAGTCGGCGTCCTTCGTTACGATGGCAAAGCCTTCTCGCCGAGCAAAGGCTACGATCTCCCGATCATCGGCTCGGTCGAGATCCAGCGCTGCGACGTGTGCCGAATTGGGGAAGAGATCGGCGAGGGAAGAGGCGAGGCGAGGCGAAAGGTTCTGATCGAAGAGGAGCTTCATCGGAGCTTGCTGTCGGGCGGCGGTTTGGGTCTGCCTCTGTTGCGACGCAGCTTGTGCCCGGCTGCTCTTCAGTTCATACCGTAACGATCTTCGTCCGCTCTCGCTCTGCCGCGTAGCTCAGCGATGCTAACACGTCCTCCCGCGTCAGGTACGGGAAGTCGTCCAATACCTCCTCGACACTCATCCCCGAG is a genomic window of Bacteroidota bacterium containing:
- a CDS encoding type II toxin-antitoxin system RelE/ParE family toxin, whose product is MSYRVEILRRAAKSLAKLPERDYERVRDAVRALGTDPRPPGCKKLVGREGWRIRIGRYRVIYEIADVVRVVTVLDVGHRKDIYE
- a CDS encoding DUF5615 family PIN-like protein, giving the protein MKLLFDQNLSPRLASSLADLFPNSAHVAALDLDRADDREIVAFARREGFAIVTKDADFDDLRLLLPDAPRIIWVQLGNCSTQDLEHLLRQNADAIQALGADPTVTLLSLR
- a CDS encoding DUF433 domain-containing protein, with translation MDYRDIITIEPGKRGGKPCIRGMRITVYDVLSYLASGMSVEEVLDDFPYLTREDVLASLSYAAERERTKIVTV